GAGCATCCTCGTGCACGGAGCACCCTCGTGCACGGAACATCCTTGTGCACGGAGCATCCTCGTGCACGGAGCATCCTCGTGCATGGAGCATCCTCGTGCACAGAGCATCCTCGTGCACGGAGCATCCTCGTGCACGGAACATCCTTGTGCACAGAGCATCCTCGTGCATGGAGGCATCCTCGTGCACGGAACATCCTCGTGCATGGAGCATCCTTGTGCANNNNNNNNNNNNNNNNNNNNNNNNNNNNNNNNNNNNNNNNNNNNNNNNNNNNNNNNNNNNNNNNNNNNNNNNNNNNNNNNNNNNNNNNNNNNNNNNNNNNtacaaaatggcgccagaatcacctcagggtcaaaatggcgccagaatcacctcaggctcaaaatggcgcctgAATCACCTcaggctcaaaatggcgccagagtcacctcagggtcaaaatggcacCAGAGTCACCTCAGGGTTAAAATGGCAACACCAGAATCACTTTAGGGCTtcaaaaatggaacaaaaatcacctcagggctcaaaaatggaacaaaaatcacctcagggctcaaaatggcaacaccagaatcacctcagggttcaaaaatggaacaaaaatcacctcagggctccaAAATGGAtcaaaaatcacctcagggtcaaaatggcgccagaatcacctcagggacaaaatggcgccagaatcacctcatgGTccaaatggcgccagaatcacctcagggctcaaaatggcgccagaatcacctcagggacaaaatggcgccaaaatcacctcagggctcaaagtGGCAACACCAGAATAACTTTAGGGCTtcaaaaatggaacaaaaatcacctcagggctcaaaaatGGATCAAAAATCACCTcaggctcaaaatggcgccagaatcacctcagggcccaaaatggcgccagaatcacctcagggcccaaaatggTGCCAGAATCACTTTAGGGCtcaaaaatggaacaaaaatcacctcagggctccaAAATGGAtcaaaaatcacctcagggtcaaaatggcgccagaatcacctcagggacaaaatggcgccagaatcacctcagggctcaaaatggcaacACCAGAGTCACCTCAGAGTtcaaaaatggaataaaaatcacctcagggctcaaaaatGGATCAAAAATCatctcagggctcaaaatggcgccagaatcacctcagggacaAAATGGCGTCAAATCACCTCAggggtcaaaatggcgccagaatcacctcagggcccaaaatggcgCCACCAAACCCACCCACTCCTCCCTTTTTGGTGCCGTCACGAAACTGATTGATCCCTCAACCtaataattgatgaatatattgaacataTCGGGACTTTTGGACACAAACCTCCTCGTTGAAGAGCTTGCTGGCGTCCTTCCTGACGAGGTCGAGGCGCTGCACCTGGCCGGCGGAGAAGCCGACGAGCAGCGGGATGGTGGCGGCGCCGGCGGAGAACTGGTTGAAGTCATGGCAGGTGGGCTGCGTCCCCTTGTAGATGCGCTTGTCGATGGGTTTGTGAAGGTCCAGGGactgcggggacacgggggtgtcACCACGGGGGGACAAAAACACAcaggggagatgctgggggTCGCCATTGATGTCCCCAGGGTCACCATCATCCCCATTAGTGACAGATCCTGAGGGCTCTGGGGTcattgtccctgtccccagtgtcaccattgtccccataAGCTCCGGGGTcgttgtccctgtccccagtgtcactgtTACCATTGTCCCCATGAGCtcctgggggctctggggtcactgttaatgtccccagtgtcaccatcaTCCCTGTTAGTGACAGAtcctgggggctctggggtcactgttaatgtccccagtgtcaccattgtccccataAGCTCCTGGGTcgttgtccctgtccccagtgtcactgtCACTATTGTCCCCATGAGCtcctgggggctctggggtcaCTGTtactgtccccagtgtcaccatcaTCCCCGTTAGTGACAGAtcctgggggctctggggtcactgttaatgtccccagtgtcaccattgtccccataAGCTCCTGGGTCACTGTtcctgtccccactgtcactGTCACTATTGTCCCCATGAGCtcctgggggctctggggtcaCTGTtactgtccccagtgtcaccatcaTCCCCATTAGTGACAGAtcctgggggctctggggtcactgttaatgtccccagtgtcaccattgtccccatgaGCTCCGGggtcactgtccctgtccccagtgtcactgtcaccattgtccccatgagctcctgggggctctggggtcaCTGTtactgtccccagtgtcaccattgtccccataAGCTTCTGGGTcattgtccctgtccccaatgtcactgtcaccattgtccccatgagctcctgggggctctggggtcactgttaatgtccccagtgtcaccatcaTCCCTGTTAGTGACAGATCCTGGGGCTCTGGggtcactgtccctgtccccagtgccaccatcGTCCCCATGAGCTCCTGGGTCACCAttaatgtccccagtgtcaccatcaTCCCCGTTAGTGACAGATCCTGGGGGCTTTGGGGTCACTGttaatgtccccagtgtcactaTTGTCCCCATGAGCTCCTGggtcactgtccctgtccccagtgtcactgtCACTATTGTCCCCATGAGCtcctgggggctctggggtcactgttaatgtccccagtgtcaccattgtccccatgaGCTCCTGggtcactgtccctgtccccagtgtcactgtCACTATTGTCCCCATGAGCtcctgggggctctggggtcaCTGTTAATGTCCCAGTGTCACCATCATCCCATTAGTGACAGAtcctgggggctctggggtcactgtccctgtccccagtgccaccatcGTCCCCATGAGCTCCTTGGTCACCAttaatgtccccagtgtcaccatcaTCCCCATTAGTGACAGAtcctgggggctctggggtcactgtcaatgtccccagtgtcaccattgtccccatgaGCTCCCGGGTCActatccctgtccccagtgtcactgtCACTATTGTCCCCATGAGCtcctgggggctctggggtcaccattaatgtccccagtgtcaccatcaTCCCCATTAGTGACAGATCCTGAGGGCTCTGGGGTcattgtccctgtccccagtgtcaccattgtccccataAGCTCCGGGGTcgttgtccctgtccccagtgtcactgtcaccattgtccccatgagctcctgggggctctgggggtcaCTGttaatgtccccagtgtcaccatcaTCCCTGTTAGTGACAGAtcctgggggctctggggtcactgtccctgtccccagtgtcaccatcGTCCCCATGAGCTCCTGGGTCACCAttaatgtccccagtgtcaccatcaTCCCCATTAGTGACAGAtcctgggggctctggggtcaCTGTtactgtccccagtgtcaccatcaTCCCCGTTAGTGACAGAtcctgggggctctggggtcactgttaatgtccccagtgtcaccatcaTCCCCATTAGTGACAGATCCTGAGGGCTCTGGggtcactgtccctgtccccagtgtcaccatcaTCCCCATTAGTGACAGATCCTGGGGGCTTTGGggtcactgtccctgtccccagtgtcaccattgtccccatgagctcctgggggctctggggtcactgttaatgtccccagtgtcaccatcaTCCCCATTAGTGACAGATCCTGAGGGCTCTGGGGTCACTGttaatgtccccagtgtcaccattgtccccataAGCTCCTGggtcactgtccctgtccccagtgtcactgtCACTATTGTCCCCATGAGCtcctgggggctctggggtcacccttaatgtccccagtgtcaccatcaTCCCCATTAGTGACAGATCCTGAGGGCTCTGGGGTCACTGttaatgtccccagtgtcaccattgtccccataAGCTCCTGggtcactgtccctgtccccagtgtcactgtcaccattgtccccatgagctcctgggggctctggggtcactgttaatgtccccagtgtcaccactgtCCCTGATCCCAATGTCACCATCACCATTGTCCCCATAAGCTCCTGggtcactgtccctgtccccagtgtcaccgtccccactgtccccatcagTGACAGATCTTGGGGCTCCGCTGTCACCGTTACAAGCCCcgctgtccctgtcacccccccccacctcccccccccccccgtaacgtccccgctgtccccgccccccccgcttCCCCCGTTACCCTCCGGTTCCCGCGGGCTCCGGAACCGGCCCCTCCGTAGAAATAAAGCTCCCGGCCCAGGTTGAAGCAGACGCGGCTCCGCTCAGCCGGGCTCCCCGGTTCCTCGGCGGGCGGCAGCGCCAAGCGCACCATGGACAAGCGAACCGGCGGCAGCGCGGCCgggcccggggcggcggcggcggcggagcccGGGCCGGTGGCGGGTGGGGAgggcccgggggcggcggcggggccggcgcggggccggggctcgGGGCCCAGCAGCCGGTAGGAGCCTTCGCGGGTGCGGAATTGGCTCTTGAGCTCCAGCGGCTGCACCGGGAGCGACGCGGGACCCTCGGCCgctcccggggccgccgccgccgccatcttcCCGCCGGAAGGGCGTGACCGCCCGCCGGAAGCGACACAACGACCGCCGCTGCTGCCATGGCAACGCGCTGAGTCACGCGTGGCCACGCCCCCTCGGTGATACCCAATAtgaggccacgccccctcgGTGATACCCAATAtgaggccacgccccctcgGTGATACCCAATGTGAGGCCACGCCCCGTCGGCTATAGCCAATATGAGGTCACGCCCCATTGATGCCACGCCCCGGCACCACCCACTTGAGGCCACGCCCCTCGGCAGCACCCACTTGAGGCCACGCCCCGTCGCAGCCACACCCTTGAGGCCACGCCTCCTCGGCAGCGCCCCCTTGAGGTCACACCCCCTTCAAGCCACGCCCCCCACCCCTTAGGCCACACCCTCTCGACAACACCCACAGAAAGCCGCGCCCCCCTTGAAGACACGCCCCCTCAAACATCACCCCCCTCAAAAGCCACGCCCCCTAGACAACGCCCCTTTGAGGCAACGCCCCCTCAGCAACGCCCCTCGAGGCCACGCCCCACTGAAACCACGCCCCCAGCAATTGTGGCCCAGCTCCCGCTCCACCCCCTCGACGCCCCGGCCACGCCCCCATCCCCGAGGCCACACCCCCACCCCCGAGGCCACGCCCCCTGAAGGgcaccccacccccccaccgCACT
The sequence above is a segment of the Columba livia isolate bColLiv1 breed racing homer chromosome 34, bColLiv1.pat.W.v2, whole genome shotgun sequence genome. Coding sequences within it:
- the LOC135576920 gene encoding dystrophia myotonica WD repeat-containing protein-like, with the protein product MAAAAAPGAAEGPASLPVQPLELKSQFRTREGSYRLLGPEPRPRAGPAAAPGPSPPATGPGSAAAAAPGPAALPPVRLSMVRLALPPAEEPGSPAERSRVCFNLGRELYFYGGAGSGARGNRRSLDLHKPIDKRIYKGTQPTCHDFNQFSAGAATIPLLVGFSAGQVQRLDLVRKDASKLFNEEVCVQKSRYVQYIHQLLG